In the genome of Vicia villosa cultivar HV-30 ecotype Madison, WI linkage group LG7, Vvil1.0, whole genome shotgun sequence, one region contains:
- the LOC131618185 gene encoding growth-regulating factor 5-like isoform X1, producing the protein MMSSSASSRNRSPFTPNQWQELEQQALVFKYMVTGTPIPPDLIFSIKRSLDSSISSRIFPHPPIGWGCFEMGFGRKVDPEPGRCRRTDGKKWRCSKEAYPDSKYCERHMHRGRNRSRKPVELVVSSSSSTTSTNTNTISLSQSQPQPQSQSQTNTRNLSLNNSSTLTSPSSFPFHEPQHQHQQHFSQPYQNPYFNYSQQSITGSKPLDHSEFQPHHDGSTTHHLFLDSGSYSQDEKDYRRHVQVQGIRDGTVDERTFFPEASGSSRSYHDPYQQQQLNSFKSSSYASSQFQNINDDNPRQQQQQQQQEQHCFVLGTDFKSTRPTTNKDKESETTQKPLHHFFGEWTPKNTDSWLDLASNSRIPTDE; encoded by the exons ATGGCAAGAGCTTGAACAACAAGCCCTTGTTTTCAAATACATGGTTACAGGTACACCTATTCCTCCAGATCTTATCTTCTCCATCAAAAGAAGCTTGGACAGTTCTATATCTTCAAGAATCTTTCCACATCCTCCAA TTGGGTGGGGATGTTTTGAAATGGGATTTGGCAGAAAAGTAGACCCAGAGCCAGGAAGGTGCAGAAGAACAGATGGCAAGAAATGGAGATGTTCAAAGGAAGCATATCCAGACTCTAAGTACTGTGAAAGACACATGCACAGAGGTAGAAACCGTTCAAGAAAGCCTGTGGAACTAGTTgtgtcttcttcatcatcaacaacatcaacaaacacaaacacaatctCTCTATCTCAATCTCAAcctcaacctcaatctcaatcTCAAACCAATACCAGAAACCTCTCCTTGAACAACAGTTCCACCTTAACCTCaccttcttcttttccttttcatgaacctcaacatcaacatcaacaacaCTTTTCTCAACCCTACCAAAACCCTTACTTCAATTATTCTCAGCAATCTATCACTGGCTCTAAACCTCTTGATCATTCTGAGTTTCAACCTCATCATGATGGTTCTACTACTCATCACCTCTTTCTGGATTCTGGATCTTATTCTCAGGATGAAAAAGACTATAG GAGGCATGTGCAAGTTCAAGGGATAAGAGATGGAACTGTGGATGAAAGAACTTTCTTTCCAGAAGCTTCTGGTTCTTCTAGGAGTTATCATGatccatatcaacaacaacaactgaATTCCTTTAAGTCATCATCATATGCAAGCTCACAATTTCAGAACATCAATGATGATAATCCAAGacagcaacaacaacagcaacaacaagaacaacactgTTTTGTTTTAGGCACAGACTTCAAATCAACAAGACCAACAACAAACAAGGACAAAGAAAGTGAGACAACTCAGAAACCTCTTCATCATTTCTTTGGTGAGTGGACACCAAAGAACACAGATTCTTGGCTAGATCTTGCTTCCAACTCCAGAATTCCAACAG ATGAATGA
- the LOC131618185 gene encoding growth-regulating factor 5-like isoform X2, producing MMSSSASSRNRSPFTPNQWQELEQQALVFKYMVTGTPIPPDLIFSIKRSLDSSISSRIFPHPPIGWGCFEMGFGRKVDPEPGRCRRTDGKKWRCSKEAYPDSKYCERHMHRGRNRSRKPVELVVSSSSSTTSTNTNTISLSQSQPQPQSQSQTNTRNLSLNNSSTLTSPSSFPFHEPQHQHQQHFSQPYQNPYFNYSQQSITGSKPLDHSEFQPHHDGSTTHHLFLDSGSYSQDEKDYRHVQVQGIRDGTVDERTFFPEASGSSRSYHDPYQQQQLNSFKSSSYASSQFQNINDDNPRQQQQQQQQEQHCFVLGTDFKSTRPTTNKDKESETTQKPLHHFFGEWTPKNTDSWLDLASNSRIPTDE from the exons ATGGCAAGAGCTTGAACAACAAGCCCTTGTTTTCAAATACATGGTTACAGGTACACCTATTCCTCCAGATCTTATCTTCTCCATCAAAAGAAGCTTGGACAGTTCTATATCTTCAAGAATCTTTCCACATCCTCCAA TTGGGTGGGGATGTTTTGAAATGGGATTTGGCAGAAAAGTAGACCCAGAGCCAGGAAGGTGCAGAAGAACAGATGGCAAGAAATGGAGATGTTCAAAGGAAGCATATCCAGACTCTAAGTACTGTGAAAGACACATGCACAGAGGTAGAAACCGTTCAAGAAAGCCTGTGGAACTAGTTgtgtcttcttcatcatcaacaacatcaacaaacacaaacacaatctCTCTATCTCAATCTCAAcctcaacctcaatctcaatcTCAAACCAATACCAGAAACCTCTCCTTGAACAACAGTTCCACCTTAACCTCaccttcttcttttccttttcatgaacctcaacatcaacatcaacaacaCTTTTCTCAACCCTACCAAAACCCTTACTTCAATTATTCTCAGCAATCTATCACTGGCTCTAAACCTCTTGATCATTCTGAGTTTCAACCTCATCATGATGGTTCTACTACTCATCACCTCTTTCTGGATTCTGGATCTTATTCTCAGGATGAAAAAGACTATAG GCATGTGCAAGTTCAAGGGATAAGAGATGGAACTGTGGATGAAAGAACTTTCTTTCCAGAAGCTTCTGGTTCTTCTAGGAGTTATCATGatccatatcaacaacaacaactgaATTCCTTTAAGTCATCATCATATGCAAGCTCACAATTTCAGAACATCAATGATGATAATCCAAGacagcaacaacaacagcaacaacaagaacaacactgTTTTGTTTTAGGCACAGACTTCAAATCAACAAGACCAACAACAAACAAGGACAAAGAAAGTGAGACAACTCAGAAACCTCTTCATCATTTCTTTGGTGAGTGGACACCAAAGAACACAGATTCTTGGCTAGATCTTGCTTCCAACTCCAGAATTCCAACAG ATGAATGA